CCCGATCGGTCGGCTCGCGGGTTGAGCGGCGGTGTGCGGCCGTTGGGCGGATGCGAGAGCCGACGCCGAACGTGCAGGCGCGTCGGTTTCCCGACGCCGGGGTGACCGATTCAGTGCCGCCCGTGCGCCGCGGCGTGCCCCTTCCCCCTCGCGATGAGCCACCGATTGACGGGAAACGCGGCGACGCCGGCCACCGCCAGCGAGAGGGCCATGCTCCCCCAGAAGTGCAGGGAGGTGACCGCCGCGTCCATCGCTCCCGGAATCAGGAGCATCAGGGCGTTGTCGACGATCTCCATGATGGCGATCGAGACCGCGTCCGCCGCGACGGCGACGCGCAGCGCCTCCTTGAGGGTGTACCCGCGACGAAGGAACGGGATCGCCGTCAGCGCGAACCCGGACAGGAACGCCAAGACCACCGCGAGAACGATCGTCCGCGCGTTGCTCCAGCCCAGCGCGGTTCCGACGATCAGGCCCGCGACCTCGCCGATCGCACACCCCGCGAGACAGTGCAGCGTCGCGACCACGGCG
This portion of the Candidatus Polarisedimenticolaceae bacterium genome encodes:
- a CDS encoding DUF4396 domain-containing protein, with protein sequence MDHGHHHHAHGHPVESVNRIAVVATLHCLAGCAIGEVAGLIVGTALGWSNARTIVLAVVLAFLSGFALTAIPFLRRGYTLKEALRVAVAADAVSIAIMEIVDNALMLLIPGAMDAAVTSLHFWGSMALSLAVAGVAAFPVNRWLIARGKGHAAAHGRH